Genomic DNA from Azospirillum sp. B510:
CGCCGTATCAGATCGACCGTCACCTCGGACATACGCTCGATCCGCTCGTCCACCGCGATGTGGCGACGGGCCTGGGCCTTGGAAACCTGTTTGAAACCGCTCATTGCGCCAGCTCCAGCTCGTGACGGACGAAGGCCCAGACGCCGGCGACATGCTCGGCTCCCTTGCCGCCCTTCAGCTCCAAAAGACCGATGCCCCGGCTGGCTGTGAATTGGATGTCCTCGTAATCCGGCACCTCGACCGGACAGATCCGGCCATCGCCTAGCAGCTTGCGCTGCGCCTCGGTAAATCCGCGGGTCCGTGGCTTCACCCGGTTCATGACGAAGGCCGCGTTCTTGCCATAGCGACGGACGAAGCGCATCCAGGGCCGGACGGAGTCGAGATCGTCATCGCTCTGTCCGGTCGGCACGACGATCAGGTCGGATGACAGGGCCAGCAGCTTGAACTCCTCCGGATGGTCTTCGATGGAGGGTGGCGTGTCGATGACCAGCAGGTCGAACCCCTCGATCCCGGTCAATGCCGCCCGGATGTCGC
This window encodes:
- a CDS encoding ParA family protein, which translates into the protein MSIDTGHGPVKRLLVNGPKGGIGKTTLSRNIAVAAALDGRMVATLDLDPQRSLTKWFAKRPDGMASITHFEAGMTPGDIRAALTGIEGFDLLVIDTPPSIEDHPEEFKLLALSSDLIVVPTGQSDDDLDSVRPWMRFVRRYGKNAAFVMNRVKPRTRGFTEAQRKLLGDGRICPVEVPDYEDIQFTASRGIGLLELKGGKGAEHVAGVWAFVRHELELAQ